The Euphorbia lathyris chromosome 2, ddEupLath1.1, whole genome shotgun sequence genome includes a window with the following:
- the LOC136220339 gene encoding preprotein translocase subunit SCY2, chloroplastic-like, producing MPHKDPGIDPFLWRLIVEYSGNYIDHILDHYLRHINKGFAIGFTSVLIIVGSIIDLRRSYQAYNVMPSLSKALRQYGV from the exons ATGCCTCACAAAGATCCAGGCATCGACCCGTTTCTGTG GCGGCTTATTGTTGAGTATTCTGGCAACTACATCGACCATATACTTGATCACTACCTGCGCCATATCAACAAAGGATTTGCTATTGGGTTCACttcagttttgattatt GTGGGTTCAATTATTGACCTGAGAAGGTCTTATCAGGCTTACAATGTCATGCCAAGTTTAAGCAAAGCTCTAAGACAGTATGGAGTATAA